A single region of the Thermomicrobiales bacterium genome encodes:
- the acs gene encoding acetate--CoA ligase yields MTEQKTGHEEIEALLAENRHFPPPAGFAAAAEVNTSAIYAEAAEDLEGFWAREAAKLDWFEPWDTVLDWKAPYAKWFDGGKINISYNCLDRHVNAGKGDRIAYYWEGEPGDTRVITYKELLDDVCRCANALKELGIGRGDRVAIYMPMIPELAVAMLACTRLGAPHTVVFGGFSSAALSDRINDAEAKAVITADGGYRRGAASGLKVNVDEALKSTPTIEKVLVVQRTGQEVDWSEGRDVWWHDIVPQQSTDCEPEQMESEDMLYLLYTSGTTAKPKGILHTTGGYLAGVATTHRIVFDIKDDDIYWAAADIGWVTGHSYIVYGPLANCSTSVIYEGTPDFPSWDRWWDIVEKYKVTILYCAPTAIRAHMKQGAQFAESKDLSSLRLLGTVGEPINPEAWIWYHKHIGQERCPVVDTWWQTETGMIMITPLPGLTVTKPGSATFPFPGIDADIVDHNGETVPTGGGYLVIRKPWPAMLRGIYGDPERYERTYWSRFPGTYFPGDGAKRDDEGYFWLMGRVDDVMNVSGHRLSTTEIESALVSHPSVAEAAVVGIPDDLTGEAIFSFVILKSGVDANPELGNELRQHVGKVIGPIARPKSVMFTPDLPKTRSGKIMRRLLRDIAQNRPLGDTTTLADTTVVEVIRTSSAASTGDEE; encoded by the coding sequence ATGACAGAACAGAAAACGGGACACGAGGAAATCGAGGCGCTACTGGCCGAAAACCGGCACTTCCCCCCTCCAGCCGGCTTCGCCGCCGCCGCGGAGGTCAACACCTCGGCGATCTACGCCGAGGCCGCCGAGGACCTCGAAGGTTTCTGGGCCCGGGAAGCAGCCAAGCTCGACTGGTTCGAGCCATGGGACACCGTACTCGACTGGAAGGCGCCCTACGCCAAGTGGTTCGACGGCGGGAAGATCAACATCTCCTACAACTGTCTCGACCGGCACGTCAACGCCGGCAAGGGTGATCGCATCGCCTACTACTGGGAAGGTGAGCCGGGAGATACCCGCGTCATCACTTACAAGGAGCTGCTCGACGACGTCTGCCGATGCGCGAACGCCCTGAAGGAGCTTGGTATCGGACGCGGCGACCGCGTTGCCATTTACATGCCCATGATTCCGGAGCTTGCCGTGGCGATGCTGGCCTGCACGCGCCTGGGCGCCCCCCACACGGTGGTGTTCGGCGGCTTCTCGTCTGCTGCGCTTTCCGATCGCATCAACGATGCCGAGGCCAAGGCGGTGATCACAGCCGATGGAGGGTATCGCCGCGGCGCTGCTTCTGGGCTCAAGGTCAATGTGGACGAAGCGTTGAAGTCCACCCCAACCATCGAGAAGGTGCTCGTGGTCCAACGCACTGGTCAGGAGGTGGACTGGTCCGAAGGGCGTGATGTCTGGTGGCACGACATCGTGCCGCAGCAATCGACGGACTGTGAGCCGGAGCAGATGGAGAGCGAAGACATGCTCTACCTCTTGTACACCTCCGGAACCACTGCCAAGCCGAAAGGCATCTTGCACACCACCGGCGGCTATCTCGCTGGCGTTGCGACCACGCACCGAATCGTCTTCGACATCAAGGATGACGACATCTACTGGGCCGCGGCCGATATCGGCTGGGTCACCGGGCATTCCTATATCGTCTATGGTCCGCTGGCGAACTGCTCCACCAGCGTGATCTACGAAGGCACTCCCGACTTTCCTTCCTGGGATCGCTGGTGGGACATCGTCGAGAAGTACAAGGTCACCATTCTCTATTGCGCGCCAACTGCGATCCGCGCGCACATGAAACAAGGCGCTCAGTTCGCCGAATCGAAGGATCTCTCCTCGTTGCGGCTGCTCGGCACCGTTGGCGAGCCGATCAATCCGGAAGCATGGATCTGGTACCACAAGCACATCGGGCAAGAGCGCTGTCCCGTCGTCGATACCTGGTGGCAGACCGAGACTGGCATGATCATGATCACGCCGCTTCCTGGACTCACAGTCACGAAACCGGGTTCCGCGACCTTCCCATTCCCGGGAATCGACGCTGATATCGTCGATCACAACGGCGAGACAGTGCCCACTGGCGGAGGCTATCTGGTTATCCGCAAGCCGTGGCCAGCCATGCTGCGCGGCATCTATGGCGACCCGGAACGGTACGAACGTACGTATTGGTCGCGCTTCCCTGGGACCTATTTCCCCGGTGATGGCGCCAAGCGGGACGACGAAGGGTACTTCTGGTTGATGGGCCGCGTGGACGACGTGATGAACGTCTCCGGGCATCGGTTGAGCACCACCGAGATCGAAAGCGCCCTGGTGTCACATCCTTCGGTTGCGGAAGCCGCCGTGGTGGGAATTCCGGACGATCTCACTGGTGAAGCGATCTTCTCCTTCGTCATCCTCAAGTCGGGCGTCGACGCCAACCCGGAACTCGGCAACGAGCTGCGCCAGCACGTCGGCAAAGTGATTGGCCCGATCGCGCGTCCGAAGTCCGTGATGTTCACGCCCGACCTGCCCAAGACCCGCAGCGGAAAGATCATGCGCCGGCTCTTGCGCGACATCGCCCAGAACCGACCGCTCGGCGACACGACCACACTCGCGGACACGACCGTCGTCGAGGTGATTCGCACGTCATCTGCTGCGTCCACCGGGGACGAGGAATAG
- a CDS encoding phosphotransferase has product MLAPGSEAVVAASERLLPGGKPDSIGNRSWLATVTTDAGRFSVRQLDPAIPAVRVELIQEFLLQPELQNATRLVASDRIGPLAFDARSWALGSACGEAIVDGQWATIHLPSSLDLEQLGSIAAALAVFHQSGMNGSILARVPHLKLKDALSAARRSLDLDERRLAGEIRKESRARRWLSSARPLLANAEHAIEQADFLRSEQPVIAHQDLWGAHIVSEPDGGYAFLDCSRIGAAPVATDLAQLIGRNGAWSDDRVEQVLTGYVDARPISPVQRRILPWLVALDAIPSCGRLLVRAHDERRPLSDADRRTVLQGADLQLELLARLAAEFVPPPPRQRRRPGRHTGLAQD; this is encoded by the coding sequence GTGCTTGCGCCGGGAAGCGAAGCCGTTGTCGCGGCGTCGGAACGACTCCTTCCCGGCGGCAAGCCTGATTCGATCGGCAACCGCTCGTGGCTCGCTACCGTCACGACGGATGCCGGTCGTTTTTCTGTGCGGCAGCTCGATCCGGCGATTCCTGCTGTCAGGGTCGAGCTGATTCAGGAGTTCCTGCTTCAGCCTGAGCTTCAGAACGCGACTCGCCTGGTAGCCAGTGATCGAATCGGACCCCTCGCCTTCGACGCTCGATCCTGGGCACTGGGGAGCGCTTGTGGCGAAGCCATCGTCGACGGCCAGTGGGCGACGATTCATCTCCCGTCGTCACTCGATCTGGAACAGCTCGGATCGATCGCTGCGGCACTTGCAGTCTTCCACCAATCCGGCATGAACGGGTCGATTCTTGCCCGGGTTCCTCATCTCAAGCTGAAGGATGCGCTCTCCGCCGCCCGCAGATCGCTCGATCTGGATGAGCGCCGGCTCGCAGGAGAGATTCGCAAGGAGTCCCGCGCGCGACGTTGGCTCTCCTCTGCTCGGCCGCTGCTCGCGAACGCCGAGCACGCAATCGAGCAGGCGGACTTCTTGCGCTCCGAGCAGCCGGTGATCGCGCATCAGGATCTCTGGGGCGCGCACATTGTTTCCGAACCAGACGGCGGTTATGCGTTTCTGGACTGCTCCAGGATCGGCGCCGCGCCAGTTGCAACCGATCTGGCTCAGCTCATCGGCCGGAACGGGGCATGGTCGGACGACCGGGTCGAACAGGTGCTCACTGGTTACGTGGATGCACGTCCGATTTCACCCGTGCAGCGGCGGATCCTGCCCTGGCTGGTTGCGCTCGATGCGATTCCGTCGTGCGGGCGCCTGTTGGTCCGCGCGCATGACGAGCGCCGACCGCTCTCGGATGCTGATCGGCGGACTGTTCTGCAGGGTGCCGATTTGCAGCTGGAGTTGCTGGCAAGACTCGCTGCCGAGTTCGTTCCGCCGCCACCGCGACAGCGACGACGTCCCGGCCGCCACACAGGCCTTGCCCAGGACTAG
- a CDS encoding J domain-containing protein has protein sequence MANATTGQLDHYKLLGVSYQATPVEIKRAYRAAMKRSHPDRLAADKRVEAEAHARALNEAYAVLSKPETKLRYDQQLKSTMVQDQIMSRYAGGLGSPGQDQDIYARISEAKRLEQRKLQRQSDREATSSLLIVFFGFAVIVLALLILGSLIGSAFGWVF, from the coding sequence ATGGCAAACGCGACGACTGGACAACTCGATCACTACAAGTTGCTCGGAGTCTCCTATCAGGCGACTCCGGTGGAGATCAAGCGCGCCTATCGGGCAGCGATGAAGCGATCGCATCCAGACCGTCTCGCCGCTGATAAGCGTGTCGAAGCCGAAGCACACGCACGCGCGCTCAACGAGGCATATGCGGTGCTCTCCAAACCGGAGACCAAACTCCGCTATGACCAGCAGCTGAAATCGACGATGGTGCAGGATCAGATCATGAGCCGCTATGCCGGCGGACTCGGATCACCGGGTCAGGATCAGGATATCTACGCGCGAATTAGCGAGGCGAAACGTCTGGAGCAGCGGAAGCTGCAACGGCAAAGCGACCGGGAGGCGACCTCCAGCCTGCTGATCGTTTTCTTCGGGTTCGCCGTGATCGTACTTGCGTTGCTGATCCTGGGTTCGTTGATTGGATCAGCGTTCGGCTGGGTATTCTGA